One segment of Megachile rotundata isolate GNS110a chromosome 4, iyMegRotu1, whole genome shotgun sequence DNA contains the following:
- the Surf6 gene encoding surfeit locus protein 6, which yields MQLKMLKQFDKKFVKQFLLKENEFISQIFSITPLPVSELVSGEQSNIITQNSKTASKGQIFSNLNGKVKRAQTFEELHARLEGLRNVKRLGYKEKHLKKNLKNRIKKISKREEHVMQKKAAKIEQNASSLSKIKKEDGEVPKIPRPKPIFNSEGKMVFSKFDFSEIGTKKKPPRKDTKKILLELKQKKEKLKEMEQSGEIEKAQELKEKDAWKSALAKASGEKVKDDPDLLKRTIKRKDQQKKQSAKKWESRLENVQKGIRERQEKRQENIMKRKKEKKLNKFKKAAKKGRAMPGF from the exons ATGcagttaaaaatgttaaaacaatTTGACAAGAAATTTGTTAAACAGTTTTTGTTAAAAGAAAACGAATTTATTTCACAGATATTTTCAATAACGCCCTTGCCCGTATCTGAACTAG TTTCAGGTGAACAGAGTAATATAATAACACAAAACAGTAAAACCGCATCAAAAG gccaaattttctcaaatttaaatggAAAAGTCAAAAGAGCACAAACATTTGAAGAGTTACATGCTAGACTCGAAGGATTAAGAAATGTTAAAAGATTAGGTTACAAGGAAAAACAtttgaagaaaaatttgaaaaatagaataaaaaagaTATCAAAGAGGGAGGAACATGTGATGCAAAAGAAAGCTGCAAAGATAGAACAAAATGCAAGCAGTTTGTCAAAAATCAAGAAAGAAGATGGCGAAGTACCAAAAATTCCAAGACCAAAGCCGATATTTAATTCAGAAGGTAAAATGGTTTTTAGTAAGTTTGACTTTTCTGAAATTGGAACAAAGAAAAAACCACCTAGAAAGGATACAAAGAAGATTTTACtcgaattaaaacaaaaaaaggaGAAGTTGAAGGAAATGGAACAATCAGGTGAAATAGAAAAAGCTCAAGAACTTAAAGAAAAAGATGCATGGAAATCAGCTTTAGCAAAAGCTTCTGGTGAAAAA GTGAAAGATGATCCTGATTTACTTAAACGAACAATAAAGAGGAAAGATCAACAGAAAAAACAGAGTGCTAAGAAGTGGGAATCAAGGTTAGAAAATGTACAGAAAGGAAttcgggaaagacaagaaaaacGCCAAGAAAATATTATgaagaggaagaaagagaaaaaattgaacaaattcaaAAAAGCAGCTAAAAAAGGACGAGCAATGCCAGGATTTTAA